AGCCTCCATCAACGTAGCGTTAATGCCTGGGTATAAATCGGTGGGTGGGCCACAGCTTAGGGGTGCTCCATTTTGACCACCCCAGTGTACAGTACAGACAGTGGCGCGTGGTGTGGAGACCGCCCCCTGCTCCACCATCTGACCCGTGATGAGGGGTTGAGTCGCCGAACCACTCTCAACAGAGGATTATGATAGGCCCCGCTTGGGCCCGAGACTCTCCGGGAGAGGTGGCCAAGGCTGCTGGGCGCATGGTGCCGCACCGATAGGCTCGGCAGGCGCCTAGTGCTGGTATTGCAGGGCTTCCCGTGCTCGTGGGGGAGGTGCACCTTCTGCCCATTCGGACTCGAACAGAGCGTTAACATCAGCGAGGTTATAGAGAAGAACCGTGGCGTCATCCGCGAGGCACTCAAGCTACTAGACTCCTGTAGGCCGACGAGAGTATCCGTGTTCAACGGTAGCAGCTTCTACGAGCTACCCGTAGATACGCTGGCGGCGCTCCGTCCCCTTACTGAGGGACGCGTCGTTGACATAGAGGTCAGGCCGGAGTACGTGACGCTCGACACGCTAAAATGGACGATAGAGGTGCTCGGCGCCAAGATGCTAGTAGTGAGGGTTGGCTTCGAGGTGTGGGACGAGAAGCTGCGCAACGAGTACCTCAGGAAGGGCATACCACAATCCGAGGTGCAGCGCGTGGCGCAGGTGGCCAGGGAGGCTAAGCTGCGCGGCCTCCCAGTCAAGATGCTAGTATACGTCCTCTTCGGCATCGAGGGTGTACCAGAGGAGGAGGTAATCAGGAGCGTGCGCGAGTACAACAAGCTGTTTGACGGCGTGATAGCTGTGAGGTACCATCGTTACCACCCGAGGCACCCCCGCGAGACGAGAGTCTCCAAGAAGCTAGCCGAGTTCCTAGAGACTAACACCGTACTTGTAGACTGGGGCGAGGAACCCGAATGGGAGATCGCGGGCAAAAAGCCAGGTATCAGCGACTAGAAACACAACGTAATAACGCAATGAGAAGAACTTCTCCGAGAAACCCGTTAGAGAGGCGTACTAAAGATGCTTCCAGCTTGAAAGCATGTAACATCTCTCTGTCTACATGGAGGCGAATGCTAAGGGCAAATCTATACCATTATCGTTATCACTTTTGAAATCTGAGGCTCTGAAGTAAAGAGCGGCTAGCGTCGAACCACCAGCCCATGTTGAAAAGGCGTATAAATGGTTTTGTGGAGACGCTAGTAGGTAGTTCTGTGTTGCTTGACGTGGCTGAACGTTAGGTATGTAACAAGCTTGGAGATTGAAATGTCTTTGACCCTTCCTCTAGCCCTGGCTTTTCCTCTTTGCGCGTTCTAAGGCCTCCCTGGTATACTTGACTAGTTCCTCTGCTCGGGGAAGGCGCTGCTCTATATCCTCAGGGTCCAGGGAGTGCTCGTGGAAACCGTGGATATGTGCGTCGTAGGCTAGGCTCCAGGCGTCTAGGATTAGGGGGTTCTTCTCTATCTTCGCGAGTTTAGAGGCTGCCCTCGCTAGTAGCTTTGTCCACCACGTTCCTTCTATCTGAGCCTTTCTACACTCCTCTAGGCCCCTTAGACAAGCCAGCACCTTGATGCACTCCTCTACGGCCTTGTAGAGCTTCTCTGAGGCTTGCACCGCATCGCCTTCTAGTAGTTCCTCCCTAGCCCTCATGAGCATATGCTCTGCGACAGCGATTCTAGCCTCAAGCTCCTCCTGCGGGTCTAGCTCGAGGTACTTCTCGATAGCCTCCATTATGAATGCTTCGGGGTCGAAGCCTCTATCGCGGATAAGCTTGGCCAGCTTCTCGGGTATAGTAATTACAGTGGTATTCGTGCACATCCACAGAGCCCTACGTGTAAAATAACACATCCCTCTGCCTATTAAACAACTCATTTTGTTTTATCCGGCTCCGGGTAAGAATGGCCTCCTGGTGTGTCACTCGGGAAAGAATGTCTACACGTTCTACCCGTAGGTGTTCTTGATGCACTCGGCTAGGGCGTCTATCGCAGAGCGTAGCTCGTCAACGGTGGTCAGGTATGGTGGTAGGAATCTCACCACTGTGGCGCCGGCGCGTAGCGCTAGCACTCTCTTCTCGAGGAGACAGTCGAGCACCTTCCCTGGCGGGAAGCGTAGCTCGACGCCGAACATGAGACCCTTGCCTCTAATGTCACGCACGGCTTTCAAGCCCTCGAGGCGCTCGCGCGCATATCTTAGCGCCTCTTCGCCCTTGCTCTTCGCCTGCTCCGGCACCCTGTCAGCCTCGAAGGCCTCCACTGCGCCGAGTACAGCGGCGCACGCTAACGGGTTACCCGCGTAGGTGGAGCCATGCTCGCCTGTCTCGAAGCTCTCCGCGACCCACTTCTGGAAGGCCACCAGGCTAACCGGGAATCCACCGCCAATAGCCTTACCAGCGGTCATAACGTCGGGCTCTATACCCGCCTCCATGTGGGCCCAGGGTAGCCCGGTCCTACCGAAGCCGGACTGGATCTCATCCACTATTAGGAGGGCTCCATGCTCCCTCGTAAGCTCCCTAGCAGCCTTGAGGAACTCTGGGTCGAGAGGGATTATGCCACCCTCGCCTATCACCGGCTCGAGGATGACCGCTGCAACGCTATCATCGATAGCCTTCTCGAGCCCCTCTATGTCATTGGGTTTGACCCAACGAGGCTTGAGGAGCACCGGCTCGAAAGCCTTCCTGTACTTCACTCCGTGGGTCATTGACAGCGCGCCTAGGGTCCTACCGTGGAAGCTGTGAACGAGAGCAACGAACGTGCTCCGGCCCTTCGTGGCCTTGACAGCCGCCTTAAGCGCTAGCTCGACAGCCTCGGCTCCACTATTCTGGAAGAAGACGTGGGTGAAGTACGGGGGTAGGACGCGGCGTAGCGCGCGAAGAGCCTCCTCTCGAGTATCGTTCTCGAAGGTAAGCGACACCGTCATTATCTTCTCTAGCTGCTCGCGCAGCCTGCGCATCACAAACGGGTTGCGGTGCCCGAGGAAAGCGGTTCCATAGCCGGTATGGTAGTCGAGATACCTATTACCCCTATCATCCCACACGTACTGGCCCTCACCACGCACTATCCTTATCGGCTTGACCTGGTAGAACCGGACTAGCTCAACCCTATCCAAGACCATACGCCCAGGCTGCACCGGCAAGCCCGACGCTTAACGCTAACCCCGGCTAGCCGCCAGCAGCAGGAGGTATCAACGCGACCCTATCGCCGTCGCGCAGCACAGTCTTCTCTCCATCACGGAGAAACTCAACCGGCCTACCATTAACAAGTATGAGCGTGGAGTAACCCCTCTCAAGCAGCTCCTCTATAGACTTTCGTAGCTCGGGATGCTCCCTGAATATCATCTCTACGAGTTGAGCTACAGTCGTGCCCTCCGGGACGTCATATACACGCTCGTGCCACCCGGCAACCTCCCTAAAAATAGCAAAAAGCACTACCTTAACCCTGGGCACAAGGATACACCCCTCTTATACCCCGTACACAGCCGACTCAAAACTCATCACGGCCGCGGATCGAGCCAGACGTAGATAGCGTGGAAGACAGAGAGACGTTAACGGGAACCAAATCATAGACCGGCTTGGCTTCCTAGAGCTGCTTAGCGGTCAAGTCTCCAGCGAAGTATCTCACTATAACGTTGCTGTCAATAAATACCGAGTTCATCCTCAGCCTCCCTTAGAACCTTCTCAAGCGTATTCTTATCCACCCGGAGAGGCCCAAACACCTTCTCCACAAGCTCTCTACCAACGATTCGCACAAGCAGAACCTCACCCTCTTCTAGGTCAAGCTTCTCGAGAGGTCTCAATACACCCTTCTCATACCTTAACACGAACAACTCTAGACACAGCGTCAACACCTCAGTAGAGATGTCCTAGAACCAGCCTATTAGCTGGTGCCTCTCCCCATGCCCTATGCAGTATGTATCTGACACTCTGTCGAAAACATCGAAGTGCTGTATAAGCCTGGCTTACTCGCGTCCCGGGTTAGCAGCATCGGTTGCCCTCGTAACTACCGGGTAGGCCTCGATCATCCAGCTATTAGCAGCAAGTTACATTGTTGATGCTCTTATCATTAGCCTCTAGACACTTGCGCCATTGCATCATCGTTTGCTAGCCGAACCCAGGAGCTTTGCTTCCAGCACATGTTCCTAAGATGTATCTTTTGGTCTGCTAGAGCCCTGTGCTTAGAGTACGAACAGTGCACGAGGCGAGAAGAACACCCTGTCGCCGTCCTTAAGCCGGGTCTCTAGGCCATCTAGGAATTCTATGCGCCTGCCATTCACTAGTATTGAGACCGGGTATCGCAGCTCGCCCTTATCGTCGAGTACAAGGTCTCGGAAGCCGCTCTTCACGCGCTTATCTATGACCTCTATGAGCGTCCTTACCGAGGCTCCTTCGGGCAACTCGATGTCTATAAACGGCTTGCCTATGTACTCGTAAAACTCTTGCACAAATACAGCCCTAACCTTCATCCCGCATACCGTAGTTATCGACGCATCCAGCCGGCTATACAGGTTGGTGTGCGAGCGACACACGCTGGCACTGGGGGTGTTAAAAACGCGGTTAGGATACGATGTAGATGAACTCCTCGAGGCCTAGCCTCTTGAGAGTCTCTGGCGTGGGTTTGCCATCC
The Pyrolobus fumarii 1A DNA segment above includes these coding regions:
- a CDS encoding PaREP1 family protein; this encodes MCTNTTVITIPEKLAKLIRDRGFDPEAFIMEAIEKYLELDPQEELEARIAVAEHMLMRAREELLEGDAVQASEKLYKAVEECIKVLACLRGLEECRKAQIEGTWWTKLLARAASKLAKIEKNPLILDAWSLAYDAHIHGFHEHSLDPEDIEQRLPRAEELVKYTREALERAKRKSQG
- a CDS encoding aspartate aminotransferase family protein, whose product is MVLDRVELVRFYQVKPIRIVRGEGQYVWDDRGNRYLDYHTGYGTAFLGHRNPFVMRRLREQLEKIMTVSLTFENDTREEALRALRRVLPPYFTHVFFQNSGAEAVELALKAAVKATKGRSTFVALVHSFHGRTLGALSMTHGVKYRKAFEPVLLKPRWVKPNDIEGLEKAIDDSVAAVILEPVIGEGGIIPLDPEFLKAARELTREHGALLIVDEIQSGFGRTGLPWAHMEAGIEPDVMTAGKAIGGGFPVSLVAFQKWVAESFETGEHGSTYAGNPLACAAVLGAVEAFEADRVPEQAKSKGEEALRYARERLEGLKAVRDIRGKGLMFGVELRFPPGKVLDCLLEKRVLALRAGATVVRFLPPYLTTVDELRSAIDALAECIKNTYG
- a CDS encoding MoaD/ThiS family protein, with the translated sequence MPRVKVVLFAIFREVAGWHERVYDVPEGTTVAQLVEMIFREHPELRKSIEELLERGYSTLILVNGRPVEFLRDGEKTVLRDGDRVALIPPAAGG
- a CDS encoding antitoxin family protein; its protein translation is MTLCLELFVLRYEKGVLRPLEKLDLEEGEVLLVRIVGRELVEKVFGPLRVDKNTLEKVLREAEDELGIY
- a CDS encoding MoaD/ThiS family protein is translated as MKVRAVFVQEFYEYIGKPFIDIELPEGASVRTLIEVIDKRVKSGFRDLVLDDKGELRYPVSILVNGRRIEFLDGLETRLKDGDRVFFSPRALFVL